CAGGTAGAGACAGCTTTGGCAGAAACGATCGCTTAAACGATCGACGCGACGACAGAGACAGCTTTGGACGCGAACCTGGCAGAACGCCCAGAGACGACTTCGATTTTCCAGAAACAGGGACGGCAAAGCCTGGGAACGACCTGGGCAGAAGCAATCCCAGCTACCGGGAAGACAAGCCTCGCGACCCAAACCAGCCTTCTCCCCGGAACAGCCGCCGTGCCGCAGACGATTGGGATCAGCCGCGCGATCTGAACCGCCGGGAAGCCGATTATCCGGGAGAGGCTCCCTCCCCTCGCCGAGAACCCCGCGATCCCTACGCAGACGAAGCGCGAACGCCCCGCAATGCCGGACGGGGAGAAGCTAAACCCCGACGCGATGACTATGCCGACGATTGGGACAGAACGGATTACCCTGCGGGAGAACCCCGAAGCAGTCGCCGACGTGATTCTTACGCAGAAGACGATCGCTCTCGCCGGGACGATCGCCGCGCCTATCCGCCCAATCCTTACACCAATGCGGCAGATGATGACTGGGGAGATGACGACGAGTGGTAGAGGATAGCCCCATGCAAAACTTCCGAAACTATTACGCAATTTTGGGAGTTTCCGCCGATGCCACGGTCGAAGAGATCAAAAAAACGTTCCGCCAGCTGGCGCGGCAGTATCACCCGGATCTAAACCCCGGCGATAAGGTCGCAGAGGAGAAGTTTAAAGATCTCAACGAAGCCTACGAGGTTTTGTCGGACACGACCAAACGCGCACAGTACGACAAATACAAACAGTTCTGGGACAAGGATGGCGGCGGCAAGCGGCGCGGCTGGGGTGGCTTTAACCGTGCCCCGGAGGACATGGATTTCGGGCAGTTCCGCGACTTCAATTCCTTCGTAGATCAGCTTTTGAACCGCAGGGAACCCATTCCCGACAATCCCCCGCCTGCCCGTGAGCGGGAACGAGAGCGAGAGCGAGACCCCTTCCGTCCTGGCACAACCAAAACCACCTACACCGTCCCCCGCAACGCCCCCAAACCTCGCAACGCAGAAGCGACTCTGACCGTTCCCCTCGATCGCGCCTACACGGGTGGACGGGAGCGGATTCGCCTGGAGGATGGACGATCGCTGGAAGTGAATATGCCCGCCGGAATGTTTACTGGACAGAAGGTGCGCCTGAAAGGGCAGGGCATCAATGGCGGCGATTTATATCTGACGATCGAAGTCTCACCCCATCCGTTCTTCCAGCTTGACGGAGCGGATATTTACTGTCAGTTGCCCATTACCCCCGCTGAGGCAGTTCTTGGTGGACCAATCGAAGTGCCGACCCTAGACGGCTTAGCCCGAATGATGATTCCGCCCGGAGTGCGATCGGGTCAACGGCTGCGATTGGGCGGCAAGGGTTATCTCATTGATGGCGATCGGGGCGATCAGATCGTCGAAGTACAGATCGTAACTCCCAAGGATCTGACTGACCAGGAGCGGGAGCTATACGAGAAGCTGCGGCAAATCGAAACTTTCAATCCGCGATCAAACCTGCCTGTTTAGGGTTGTCCGGTACTAGAACGCCTTGCCCTAATGCTCCACGCCCTTAATCCTCCACGATAAAATAGCAATCAGTCATTCCTGGCAATCCCTCAGCTTCCCAGCGGGAGTTCCTATGCTGCAATACAACCGCCTGCATCCGCTGCCTTCGGCAGAAGAACTGCCCTGCTCCGACGATACGCCTGTGGATAACGAACTCCAAAACCTGATTCCCAACCTGCTGGAAGAACTGCTGACGGTGATCTGGGCAGAGCGACAGGACTGGTTTTTTGGCGTGGATATGGGCATTTACTACGCCCCCAGCAAACCCGCGATCGTCCCAGACGGATTTTTGAGCCTTGGAGTCGATCGGTTTATTCACGAAGAAGGCAGGCTCAGCTACGTGCTGTGGGATGAGGATGATGTGATCCCGATTTTTGCGCTGGAAGTCGTCTCACGCACCTACGGACGGGAATACGAGGAGAAAAAGCAGCTTTACGCTGAAATTGGCGTTCTCTACTATGCCGTCTACACACCCAGTCGCCGCTATCGCAAAAATCGACAACCCCTGGAAGTCTATCGGCTGGAAGGCGAAGAGTATGTGATGCTGCCCGGAGAGCAAGTTTGGATGCCGGAAATCGGACTGTCGATCGGGCGGGAGCGGGGCACATTTCGGGGACGGAATCGCGAGTGGCTGTACTGGTACGACGAGCAGGGACAACGTTGGCTCACCAGTGAAGAGAAAGCGATGCAGGAACGGCAACGGGCAGAACAGGAACGCCGCAAAGCCGATCGAGAGCAGCAACGGGCAGAACAGGAACGCCAACGAGCTGAGGAAGAACGGCAACGCGCTGAGCAGGAAAGCCTGAGAGCTGAGCAGGAAAGCCTGAGGGCTGAGCAGGAAAGCTTGAGAGCCGAACAGGAGCGGCAACGGGCAGAACAACAACAGCAACGCGCAGAGGAAGAA
This is a stretch of genomic DNA from Leptolyngbya ohadii IS1. It encodes these proteins:
- a CDS encoding DnaJ C-terminal domain-containing protein; protein product: MQNFRNYYAILGVSADATVEEIKKTFRQLARQYHPDLNPGDKVAEEKFKDLNEAYEVLSDTTKRAQYDKYKQFWDKDGGGKRRGWGGFNRAPEDMDFGQFRDFNSFVDQLLNRREPIPDNPPPARERERERERDPFRPGTTKTTYTVPRNAPKPRNAEATLTVPLDRAYTGGRERIRLEDGRSLEVNMPAGMFTGQKVRLKGQGINGGDLYLTIEVSPHPFFQLDGADIYCQLPITPAEAVLGGPIEVPTLDGLARMMIPPGVRSGQRLRLGGKGYLIDGDRGDQIVEVQIVTPKDLTDQERELYEKLRQIETFNPRSNLPV
- a CDS encoding Uma2 family endonuclease; the encoded protein is MLQYNRLHPLPSAEELPCSDDTPVDNELQNLIPNLLEELLTVIWAERQDWFFGVDMGIYYAPSKPAIVPDGFLSLGVDRFIHEEGRLSYVLWDEDDVIPIFALEVVSRTYGREYEEKKQLYAEIGVLYYAVYTPSRRYRKNRQPLEVYRLEGEEYVMLPGEQVWMPEIGLSIGRERGTFRGRNREWLYWYDEQGQRWLTSEEKAMQERQRAEQERRKADREQQRAEQERQRAEEERQRAEQESLRAEQESLRAEQESLRAEQERQRAEQQQQRAEEERRRAEEERQRADRLAERLRQLGVDLTDL